TGAGTTAAAGAGTTACTTATTACTTTTGGACTAGAAGGTCATACTATCAACTTATTAAGAACTAGTTTCTgtccgcaacttcgtctgcgtggaattaataGCATTTCCATATACCACTTCCATAGTAATATCCCCCATTTTCATTGTCTCAATGGatgggactcaaactacctatctctataccaaatttcgtcTAAACCGGTAAAGCGTGAAGTGGTAAAGGCAGTTACTTtaacatttataacattattattaattgtagtagtaatagtagtaaaacACGTTATTGaagaaaaatcaaaacaaaacaggaaaaataaCATTCGTCATTAGTACAAAGTGAACTTAATGAAAACTAGGTAGTTTGGTGTTACAAGTGCTATGCAACTGAGCGCGATCTAGAGATAGCTAAACCTAATGAACAAAGGCAATTCGATAATTGCACTccattaatgttattattatcgaGATCTGTGATTTAGGAAGAGATGTCTTCTGTCGAATATAGTCCCCAGGCCTTTAAACATAGGTGTTTATTAATTCAAGCATGCACAATGTTACCCTAATATCGAATGCAACTAGAACACCTACCGTAATTTACCACTGAATTataaaatcgcgaaaaataaatttaccctcctataaaaaatggaccagccaaaatgtattaaaCAGCTAAatcttttttcgcgatttcggggttggtcctatagtaaaagttgctcagtataatcccaaaacctccctggcaacgggaatgcacttattttttagccaccctgtatacctaaCAAAAACAGATGGACACACGCCAAACAATGACAATGTTTCCGAAGAGATCCTCAAAATACGTAATTCTTGGTAACTATAAAATTACATACTTacaataatgtaatatttaGCGGTACCTACACACGCAATACACATTCATACACCTCTAAATAGTGTAGAAATTTTATTTAGATACCTACCTAGTTCGTATGAGTGAATTAGATAACCATAATTGAATCTAGGTACATTAAGTTCACTTCAATTTTTGTTCGATGGGTGGGGATCTGTTAAATAACTTAAGGGTATATATGTAGAGTAGCTTAGATATATGTACATAGGTATGTATAGctaatatgtttataaaagcGTACGCAATTGGCTTATAAATACTTAAGTCACAATGCACAATTTAATAAACCGGTTACTTAAGTGGACTAGTTCTTGGAATAATAAGTGGGATATAGAATTTAAGGTATTTATATAGGTTCATTCGTTAGTATTAGTATCATtcgtttatatgtatattctaAAACTTTTAGAATACTTAAAAATTCATTGAGGTAAACAAAGATTTACTTGGCAACACATTGTAGGCACAGTGGAACCTGAAAAACCTTGTCTCAATTATAGGTagttaaaagtgttaaaacaGAGGCGTTCTGCCTTTATGCAGGAGCAAATATATAACCTTCGAAAGTAGATTTAAAAGCTTATGTTCTGGGTTTCTGGTCCtatagattaatttatataactTGCACTTATATATctaattactattttattttcatatatttatttaggttttaacATTTTCCGTGAATtgtagaaaaaaacaaaaaaaagaggGTCCATAATTACAATTATAGAGGCCCTTTCGTCCTAAGGGACCGGGACCGGTCCATTTTCCGGTTTGGTTGCACTTATTGAAGTTACCCATTTATCCAGGTCCCAGGTTTCACTGTAAATATTAAAGCAAAAGTTATGTGCctatatttctatttctactTTCTCATACACATTTCCCACAATATACTAAGATAATGGCAAAAtacttacaattattttttgtttctatGCATAAATGTTTTAGTCACATGTTCGTCCTATAATCATATTAATAATACAGAGACGTGTAAAAATCAGTGCAATTAGATGCAAAGTATCCCGGAATTCAAATGGGCCATTCGATATGAAATCAACAAATCGGAATTAAAAAGTGTGGTGCATGAACTTAAAAAATTGAGAATATCCTTTGTGGTACCAGAAGTGCTATCGTTTTTTTTACCGTGTAACATCCAAGGAGTGTCCATTTAAATTTAAGAACTTAGTCAAATTCATACTTGTACTTAATAGGCTGAAACTTTTTATTTAGAACAGGTATTTAAATGAATATTGTTTCGTTTGATAGGGCAATAAATGGGCATCTTATTTTGtataacaaaacaaactatagacTCATAAAAAACTAAATGGTGTCCGTCTAAAGTTTTATCTTCATTTCTCATTTTTGCGATTTTCAACTGTATACTGTGTCAACTTGTTGCATATcaagttactttttttttaataaagtactTGGCCTTCTAATACTAGGAAATAACTATCGTTGTCTTATGATTATATtttctgtaaaataaaaataggtgtGAAAATTGACAATTTCGAAAAGTGCTTTAGTTTGACCCCCAAAAAACTGACGTGTaggataaaatataaatcggAAATTTTCTGATAATATGACCAACATCTTTGTGAATCAGGTTCAGTACGtttcattttgttatttacATTCACTTAGgaaatatgattttttaaagtgctatttttaaaaatatctaaagtTTTTAAAGTGTCaatttaaagtttttcataatttattaaaaaaatattaaatttaaactgtttatttcataagaggttaggtacaaacattcgtcttaacttagttacaatctctatattttgagattattttaactaattaTATGTGTTATTCGTTTTAGTTAGTTAGTACAtacatgttattttatattagtattaacttacattaGTTAGTGTTAATCAGTGCTTTCTTAAGTGTACTTTTTGCTTTATCAGGATATTTTTCTAACGTTTATTATCAACTTCGGATTATGGCAATTGAAGTAAAAGTGAGTCAATAAAGGTCACAttcactttttaaccgacttcaaaacaAGAGAAAGTTATCAATTCAACCTTTTATTATGTTGGTTACCTCtaataaccgacttcaaaacaAGAGAAAGTTGTCAATTCAACCTTTTATTATGTTGGTTACCTCTAAGCCCCATCATGTGTGAGCTGATTTGGATAATTATTTTCGTGTTCAAAAGGATATTACATAGTTCCAAGTTAGTTGCCTTTTTGTCAAATCCAGTTCTGGTGATGGAATCCACGAAGAATCGAGGGAATTCCTCAAATATTATAggtttttaatttgattaaaatgattaattttACGTTATTCCTTTCTTTTAAGATACTATGCTACTTaagaagaatttttttttgtccattctttcgattggcatcataaaaatacgggtgtttttttttttcacatttaagcCGGTTGGATTCCCAGACGAAGCAAgtaatttttagaaaatctttgaatacaGTAAATGCTAAGAtgctaacttttaaaaataacatagtcttctttcagcaaaatatcctatctacgatatttaaggtactttcccttcatgTCCCATAGTTTCGGGACCGCCTGTATATATATCGAATTTTATATTTTCGTCAAGAAACTAAGAGTTTGCATTTAAGAAAGGCATTTGGTGAAgcggaactgctgatgaagaccagAACGAAATTCTTCAACGACACGTATTTCATGTTTGGCGATTTGTATTCTTCGTTAAGTCGTTAAGTTTCTTAAGCACAAGTTACTGAGAATAAGTTTTCGTCAAGGTTGTAAGTTGAATGAGAAATAaatggaactcctcaaatcaTGATAGAGAGTTCTGTTCTGGTCTttatcagcagtttcacttcaccaaatggcactttttctttgaaCGCCAAAAACCCCTAAAGTGGTAGTTACTAGTCGTGTCCACAGCGCCAAGGACCACTATAGgtgttatggcggacgctgtcaaagtaaccttcacactttcaagtaaagtttacattcgctAGCTTGCGCCCGTTACCTTGGCGtgacagtgacgtttttgtttatgaattatgatgtaaagcgttcaaaaggttaggCAAGTGTCTgaattgttgataaaaataaaataatccctATATGTTTGCCTTTAGGATTTGAGGAGTTCtgtcaattcctcatggatccgtCCTCAGAATTGGATTTGAGAAAAAGGAAACCAACTTGGAACTAAATATCCTTttgaacacaaaaataattactcaaatcggttCACATAACGGAGTTGTAAGGCAGCACACATCCAAAAAAAaagtcgaattgataacctgcTTTTTCAACTCGGTTAAAACGTTAAATACGACTTTTATTAAAGAGATACAcagatattttaaaaagtaGCACTTCCCAAATTAGTGAAAATAATAGAATAGTACTTACTGAGTTAGTTAACAAAGACATAAACTATATTTTCGGAATCTTCCTCCACGTGGGGTTTTTGGGGGTTTACCATTTTTCGAAATTCTCAATTTTCAGAACTTTTTTTCTCATAGAAGATATTATTTTACAAGAATTTATTTACCAATATAAGAAAGGCAAGTACTTAATATTTCAGAAAAAAGTAACCCTTGATGTGCAATAGGGTTGCCacagaaattatttaaaaatcgcAAAAATTGACCGGAAACGTAAACATTTTAGATGGCCACCATTTTGTGTTTGTTTAGCTAACTTTTGTCATactatttaattaaacaaatcAAGAACCTTTTATGTTGTTACCTATTCTAAATCAAAAGTTAGGGCACATTATGTGTAGGCAAGAATTTGACCCGATTTTACCTTCAAATGGGTACTGCTCGgaaattaaaagataaaataaagaaatggtGGCTTATCTTTTCTGACACCATAAGGAGGAGGAAGCAATTAAAAATCACACGACGCAACCTATTTGTTGAAATCAGATGGAATGGCCCAAATGCAGAGGTCAATAAAATGGCGTCGTCATTAgcgatgtattttaatcatacaaATTAATTCTTCTTTAATTTAGCATGGTTAATAGTTGTCTGCGATCCCAGTTGCGTTTCGCCTAGGCGGAGTGGTGACATGTTGTGTGCTTGCAGTTGTCTTCCCAGATAGCGCAAGACCTGGTGCAGTCGCGCTGGTACATGTTGGGTGCGCTGGTGGCCGTCGTGGTGCTATGTTTCCTCTACATCCTCATACTGCGGTGGGTGGTAACGCCTGTCGTATGGGTCTCCATCGTCGGGCTGCTCGCATTGCTGGCCTTCTGTAAGTATCCGCAGTCAGTGGCCTGTCTACATAGCACAAGTATTACTTGCCTTTTTATTCGAATTTATTTACCAAATTATTTCCGGGTGGGGGTCTCTTAAAGTGCCTAATTCCAAATTGGTGTAAAATCACCCGGTCTAGGTTCCACGTCAGAAAGCAATTTTGATTTGCAAAACTATACAGACCTCAATTAgttcaattatgttttatccctttttcgCCAATACATAATTCAACATGACTGATTAAGGCGAGCGATTAATAGTCAAACGCCATTAGACTCTAGAGATTTAAAGTCTAGTTCTCCTCTACAGCGGTTAATCTATATCTACATACAATTTTTAGTTTTCTGAAAGAGTATATATTTTACGGTTCAATCATTATGAAATGTATCACCTCATACAACCTACACGTTTCTTCTAGCATGCTACCTCTGTTACGATCAGTACGTGTTCTACCGGGGCAAGTCTGCGGGTCTCTACACCACGAGCTACAGCCTGCAGGGCTTCTTCCAGACGATGTTCTCCAAGCACCAGACCTGGCTGGCGCTGCTCATTATCCTTGCCATCATCCTGATCATCGTGCTCCTCATAGTTATCTTCCTGAGAAGCAGAATCACCATCGCCATTGCACTTATCCGCGAGGGAAGCAAGTAAGTCCTTTATTGgttattaaatagaaaaaacGTTTCGCATCTAACATCCTGCACCATCAATCAAGAACAAGCCATTCGcgaattataaatttattttattattcaattattcaacgagattatgtatttaatatgtatgttaaaatatcaaaaaatctgcatccgcaacatccccaACCATAACCATAGCCATAACCATATTTATACATAAGCTTTGACCAATTTCATTTGACCAGTCCTTTAACTAGCGCCTGTATCCATATCCAAGCGTATACAAAGGTTGGATTAGCTATATGTATgaaatgggtctctattgtttgacataattattgaaagtcataatgtaatgattctcatattatcattagtcataatttggtttttctcagaaacgcgtaacttttcaggattgccataataCAAacgtaacctaacctatctatacgataacccgaggaaaatcctgaaaagttaacggtttcagaattatgactaatgataatatgacaatcattacattatgactttcaataattatgtcaaacaaagggaccccgtatgaaatttctataaaatatctttgttaaatataaaacaagtTGTAGGTACCTAACAGTTTTTCAACTCCACAGAGCTGTAATCGACATAAAATCGACGGTGTTCTTCCCGATATTCCCTTGGATAATCCAATGCGGTGTGTTGGCGTACTTCGCCACAGTGCTGGTGTATCTGCTGTCCATCGGCGAGCCTGAGTTCAAGGTGGTCGGTCTGAACGAAACCTGCGACTGCGGGGGGTTTTATAAGGTATAGCCACATTCTAGCCAAACTTGCAgatacatgtaggtacctacagtataTAGAAGCTGCTTAATACGATCACGTTATACTCGTATATGAAGTGAACCGGGAACATTACGTAAAATAGCTAAGGTAAACTGagccgcaaaattgcatggccactttataaatatatttcagtcataatgtgtccatgcacttttgcagctcgctgtacattgAAGTCTTTGAGTTAAggctaaattatttattttgttaggtacagacatttttttctaaaacgcGAAGAGTAAAATCTTTATATAATACGTAGGTACTTTAAGTATACTATTTGCAGGACCAAGATACCTGCAACCCGTCGGTGTTCCTGGAGAAGTGTAAACAAGCCGGGACCACGAGGGCGTGCGAGGACGCCATCTGCCACTTCTCCGGGTTGGTCAGTCCTCACGAGGTTAACTACATGCACTGTAAGTTTGTATAATCCGGGTCGGGACACCGACTGTCGCTGGTATTCATAAAGATGTAGTTAACCTTTAAACCGAGCGTTGATACCCTTCTCAATGTAGTCGATATTGCTTGGTCAAAAAATGAAGGGAAACGTCAAACCCTTTACAGAAAAAccctatgaataaaaaaaaatggcttagTCGAAATCCCTTCATCAAGCAGGCTTTATTAAGCGCTTGAAAATATTAACAGGTTTTTAGGGTGCTACGCAATGACACTTATGACTGGTTAAAGTCCATCACACGGAGCGATGATAATATCGGCGGATACCGTaagatacggcatctgccgatatcttttatGTACTGTTTGACAgagtccacacacgaagctgtaatatgtacatattttggtACACTATCTTACGATACCTTACCCCAAAGCATCTACAGATGCCTTGCGACATATCGCTCGGTATATTTTGTCTATCtgacaatgtaggtgctagacagagagcgatatataattattttggtATCTTTGGTAGCGATACTCTAAGATATCTGTCGATATCttccgatatattatcgctccgtctgtaaCGAGCTTTAGCAAACCCTTACGAAAACCCCCTTCGAGAATCCTTGAAGGACCGGATTCTGGTATAATGATTGGTCTGTACAGTTGTGAACCTGCTGGGCTGCTGCTGGGTGATGTTCTTCATCAGCGGCTGCGCGGACATGATCCTCGCTGGCGCGTTTTCCAAATGGTACTGGACCTTTGACAAGCGGAACGTGCCTTTCTGGACCCTTACTGCTGCCATCTATAGAACAGTTTGGTATGTTGATTTACCTGCATAATGTTATGgtcaaatgatttaattttagaacattttttgtttgtaacacAGCATTTCCTTGCATGGTTGTTAACTAATTAACAGCGATGCTAATGAGTAATGAATTTGTGTTGGGTGATTATAAACCTTCGACCATTAAGCCAGctgaataagtatatataattatgcagAACGCCGCCTATTTTTGGTTTGCAAGGTAATGCTATTATTTAACAGTTCAATCGAATAAACATGCCTTAAGCTAAGTCAAAAGTCAGACAAActtgaaattaattatttcgCGTAGGTACACCGCAGCACAATAACATTATCTCCTGATTACAACTTGACCTTTTCTGTTATCTTCAGCTTCCACTTAGGGACCGTCGCATTTGGCGCCTTGATCATCGCCATCGTCCGCGTGATCCGAATAATGCTGGAATACATCGACCACAAGCTGAAGAAGTTCGACAACCCCTTCACGCGCTGCATCCTCTGCTGCTGCAAGTGCTGCTTCTGGTGCTTGGAGAGCTTCCTCAAGTTCATCAACAAGAACGCGTACATAATGTGCGCGGTGCACGGGAACAACTTCTGCGCCAGCGCCCGCGATGCCTTCTCTCTGCTCATGAGGAACATCATACGAGTGGTCGTTTTAGATAAGGTTAGTTAATTTTGGGTAACATCTCTTAACTTAATCTCGTGCCACTGCACCGTGCACTCAATTATGAACGATACCATTCGGCCGCAAGGAATCGATTGGATGATGCGTAAAGACCATGGTTAGCATGTTTACGTGCACAACGTACAAGCCCACTCAACATTGATTTTGGAAATTACCCGAACACATCTACATATCTTTATTCCAGAAATGACAAAATTACCTACTTTAtagttttcagggttccgtacccaaagggtaaaaacgggaccctattattaagactccactgtccctctgtctgtcaccaggggccctattcgagatgcacaactgtcagtttcggcttcaacatcagttcaacagtggaatgaatcatttgttcatcaactgtggaaagtatcatttggtacaaccaaaactcattcattgaaaaaattatgcaacaaaaatcaactttgttttcttactactatacggtttaaaatggctctgaactctgcgtggttcggtttggtttcgttgtcgcctaactgtggattgctaatgtcaaatttacctattcgacaacacacgatttcttccattcaactgaagttcaacacgaaacgtcacttaacgcatgtcgaataccgctccaggtTGTATCTTgtgaaccgtgattgctagacagttgacattttcacagatgatgtatttctgttgccgctataagaacaaatactaaaaacagaataaaataaatatttaagtgggggctcccatacaacaaacgtgttttttttgcgtaatggtacataAACCTTTGTGCGTGAGTCCGTGtcggacttggccggtttttaatttaactCACTGTTGTTTTAGGTGACGGACTTCATCTTCTTCCTGTCCAAGCTGCTACTATCCATCGGCGTGGGCTTCGCCGTGTACTACCTGATGGAGTGGGGGCTCGTGTACGAGGTGACGCAGGGCCAGCGGCTGCATTCCAACTACGTGCCCGCCATCCTGCTGGGTGTGGCCACCTATCTCATCAGTACCATATTCTTCAACGTGTACGCCATGGCGGTGGATACGCTGTTCCTCTGCTTTTGTAAGTCACTGGTTAATTGCCGGTTGGTTATTTTCCTTTCACATCAACGCTTTCGTGGAAACAAGGTTTATAAAAGCgacttaacctttcgtatgtgtATGTCGGCCTAAAACAGTCATATCAAATTCTGACCGCGCCGCATACTCGTAGAGCAGAAAAAAACGTGTCAAAAAAATTGCAGAAAAATTACATCAGGATCCTAATGAAACAGAAGAACGGTTAAATTTGTTTCGAAGGGCCCTGACTCGGTATTACGAGTACAACTGCTACGTGTCTATTTTTGTTCCGAGCTATATTTATTCAAAGTGTAGTTACGCATCGCTATGATTTGTGGTTTAATTTGGAATGTATTGTTTGTTTCAGTGGAAGACTGCGAACGCAACGACGGTTCTTCTGAGAAGAAGTATTTAATGTCGAAAGATCTTATGAGGATACTCGGTAAAAAGAATAAGAAAGATTAATTACAGTCATTGTACATTTGGTGTAATTCGTTCGTATGATATGATTCATGTACTCGTTACCTAATGCAGTGAATGTAACTGTAAcgttttctaaattatttattatgtaaatatttgtaaacttttacattttttaagccTCTTTTAAAGTACCTTAATAAATCAATGCTACaagccaaataaataaacaggtcGCAGTTACATACGTAATTGCTGTagattattatgaaataaatcgaATGtctcaaaataataattaattattatagcaTAATAATGATGTGCAATTGAGTGCCAGAGATTGTCTACTTTTATAATGTTAGTATTTACGTTACTAATTGTGATACGATTAATTATAGATTTCTATTGATATACTTTTATTTAGATAAGtgcactgttttatttttacccgTTATTTGTAACCCCACTAGGCAACAAGCATAATAACACCAAGTCCACCAGTACTAAATTCCTGTATCACTTAGAAATTGATCCTATATGTCACTCATAAAAGAAACGACCACATGTaataatccagtaactttgtcgccAGTTGTAGCGGggttcgtttgcgtcaaatccggtagttctgattttttcctgacttgtttatgatgttggcccaaTGAATAATACAAGTTTGTGACCTCGAACGCCGAACGCAAGTCTGTCAAAAATCTTAAAGTAGACTAAATTGGCTACAATAATAGACTAGAATTGGCTCTGTAGATctaatagtttccgagataaagcCTTTCAAAACTTACAATTTTTCGAACTTTAATTCGTAGGCTAAGTGAGTCCAGTGAGTATGAACTTTTGTCTCGGGCAACGCCGCTTAGCACTATTGTTAAgttattgtattataaatttaaacttgTGTCACTTGTTTTTCCCGagttataaatatacaaatattgctAGCCTAAAAGGCTGTTAACATGCAAATCAACTGGGTTCTATGTATAATTTGGCTCTAGCCAAGTGAGGTTAGCGAAGCAGGGTCAAGATATTCTTGAAAATGAAGCAGGCTTGCTCATTGGTCACCTCTTGGtacaaaaaaaacccggccaagtgcgagtcggactcgcgcaccgagggttccgtacattacataaatttaacaatgtattttttatgcgaaacgtgagtgaaaggtaaattgcggtttacgatttatgacgtattaaaaaaactacttaccagatctcgttcaaaccaagtATCGGTAGTAAATTTCTCATCCTatacttttacaaaaactaGAGTCAGTCGGAGTGCATGGCGATCTCCTGCGCTGGGTTACCTCGTATCTGCGGGACCGATCTCAGGCTGTAGCTGTTAAGGGTTTCTGTTCTAGTTTTGTCCCTGTCAGCTCCGGCGTCCCTCAAGGATCTCATTTGGGGCCCCTGttctttaatgtttttattaatgaCGTTACTTCCCATCTAAAATCTTCAACCTGCCTTTTATACGCCGACGATAAAAAGATACTGAAACTTGTTAAGAGCATAAGTGATTGTCAAGCTTTACAGGAAGACTTAACCCGACTGCATATATATTGTCAATTAAATCATTtgcacttaaatataaataagtgtaacataataacgttcagtagaaaaaaacaatttattaactaCGACTACCTTATAAACAACGTGTCATTATGTAGAGTTTCTACCATTAAAGATTTAGGTATTCATTTGGATAGCAAATTATTATTCAGCGACCACACCGACAACGTAATAAATAGAGCCTTTAGGTTACTTGGGTTCATCTTGAGAACTTGTAAAGAATTCAAAGAAGCTATCACCTTGCTGACACTCTTCAACTCGCTAGTCAGACCAATTCTGGAATATGGATCAACAGTATGGAACCCTAgctataaatgttatattcatAGTATTGAAAGAATTCAAAAGAAGCtcatcaaacatttaaaatataaaaaaccttGTGTCAACTCAACCGCTTAACCTGAATAAACTGGTGTCTCTTGAAAGCCGGCGCACATtaaaagatcaaatatttttgtataaagtattaagaaatttaattgacTCCCCTTATTTGTTAAGTAGACTTAGCTTTAAAACTCCCCGCTTGAACACACGGCgtagcgataaattattttgtattccctttactaaaaagaaatacaaatcaaactcctttctgataagagcttgcagatttaataatgatattttctcaaaaattgatatatttaatgactccttgtctaaatttaaacgtcaagtacttttggttttaaataaacaaacgaattaaatacactgtaacttcacttaattgcaaatgtaatgtataaaaatagttttgtcttcattaatttagcccctgtcctaattcgaccctcgttgttaatctttaagtttagttatcccgtattttgtttttctttaatgagctattaagtggtggcaactgtcctggtatatgaattatgtataagacactagttataagaaacatgtaccgtttgtgcccaaataaacattaaaacagaagtctctcgcgcaaactattcagtttagaaaaaaattatattagaaacctcaatatcatttttgaagacctatccatagataccacacacgtaggggtttgatgaaattttttttttgagtttcagttccaagtatggggagcccccaaaatttattgtttttatttttatttttatacatctacTTACTAAAAGTACagttcaacagtatagttctta
The Cydia strobilella chromosome Z, ilCydStro3.1, whole genome shotgun sequence genome window above contains:
- the LOC134754775 gene encoding choline transporter-like 2 isoform X2, with the protein product MGTDYGDPLRHDPEFSGPVRSRSCTDVVWLIAFILFLGAWGYVGYYGIKHGNVEQLLAPMDMKGRRCGLDSTLQDKKYLVFFDISECLSPTTAISGCKTPQVCVNGCPTETIVFNTGSNTAATFNNWRSKMICVDGINTATMTHDEATQYMKDTKCASYVLKSQSVLSRCIGYLTEMECKDQANGTLQSTDMKCVRNPKEVQKQLREKATVLDSYVGWLAAKWVTFFTSGNERDAHILSSQIAQDLVQSRWYMLGALVAVVVLCFLYILILRWVVTPVVWVSIVGLLALLAFSCYLCYDQYVFYRGKSAGLYTTSYSLQGFFQTMFSKHQTWLALLIILAIILIIVLLIVIFLRSRITIAIALIREGSKAVIDIKSTVFFPIFPWIIQCGVLAYFATVLVYLLSIGEPEFKVVGLNETCDCGGFYKDQDTCNPSVFLEKCKQAGTTRACEDAICHFSGLVSPHEVNYMHFVNLLGCCWVMFFISGCADMILAGAFSKWYWTFDKRNVPFWTLTAAIYRTVCFHLGTVAFGALIIAIVRVIRIMLEYIDHKLKKFDNPFTRCILCCCKCCFWCLESFLKFINKNAYIMCAVHGNNFCASARDAFSLLMRNIIRVVVLDKVTDFIFFLSKLLLSIGVGFAVYYLMEWGLVYEVTQGQRLHSNYVPAILLGVATYLISTIFFNVYAMAVDTLFLCFLEDCERNDGSSEKKYLMSKDLMRILGKKNKKD
- the LOC134754775 gene encoding choline transporter-like 2 isoform X3 gives rise to the protein MGCCGDCCTVPSKESRDPLRHDPEFSGPVRSRSCTDVVWLIAFILFLGAWGYVGYYGIKHGNVEQLLAPMDMKGRRCGLDSTLQDKKYLVFFDISECLSPTTAISGCKTPQVCVNGCPTETIVFNTGSNTAATFNNWRSKMICVDGINTATMTHDEATQYMKDTKCASYVLKSQSVLGRCFINVTEAIEKIEAFGNYTEDDIVNNLSNLLRYKQLSSQIAQDLVQSRWYMLGALVAVVVLCFLYILILRWVVTPVVWVSIVGLLALLAFSCYLCYDQYVFYRGKSAGLYTTSYSLQGFFQTMFSKHQTWLALLIILAIILIIVLLIVIFLRSRITIAIALIREGSKAVIDIKSTVFFPIFPWIIQCGVLAYFATVLVYLLSIGEPEFKVVGLNETCDCGGFYKDQDTCNPSVFLEKCKQAGTTRACEDAICHFSGLVSPHEVNYMHFVNLLGCCWVMFFISGCADMILAGAFSKWYWTFDKRNVPFWTLTAAIYRTVCFHLGTVAFGALIIAIVRVIRIMLEYIDHKLKKFDNPFTRCILCCCKCCFWCLESFLKFINKNAYIMCAVHGNNFCASARDAFSLLMRNIIRVVVLDKVTDFIFFLSKLLLSIGVGFAVYYLMEWGLVYEVTQGQRLHSNYVPAILLGVATYLISTIFFNVYAMAVDTLFLCFLEDCERNDGSSEKKYLMSKDLMRILGKKNKKD
- the LOC134754775 gene encoding choline transporter-like 2 isoform X1 codes for the protein MGCCGDCCTVPSKESRDPLRHDPEFSGPVRSRSCTDVVWLIAFILFLGAWGYVGYYGIKHGNVEQLLAPMDMKGRRCGLDSTLQDKKYLVFFDISECLSPTTAISGCKTPQVCVNGCPTETIVFNTGSNTAATFNNWRSKMICVDGINTATMTHDEATQYMKDTKCASYVLKSQSVLSRCIGYLTEMECKDQANGTLQSTDMKCVRNPKEVQKQLREKATVLDSYVGWLAAKWVTFFTSGNERDAHILSSQIAQDLVQSRWYMLGALVAVVVLCFLYILILRWVVTPVVWVSIVGLLALLAFSCYLCYDQYVFYRGKSAGLYTTSYSLQGFFQTMFSKHQTWLALLIILAIILIIVLLIVIFLRSRITIAIALIREGSKAVIDIKSTVFFPIFPWIIQCGVLAYFATVLVYLLSIGEPEFKVVGLNETCDCGGFYKDQDTCNPSVFLEKCKQAGTTRACEDAICHFSGLVSPHEVNYMHFVNLLGCCWVMFFISGCADMILAGAFSKWYWTFDKRNVPFWTLTAAIYRTVCFHLGTVAFGALIIAIVRVIRIMLEYIDHKLKKFDNPFTRCILCCCKCCFWCLESFLKFINKNAYIMCAVHGNNFCASARDAFSLLMRNIIRVVVLDKVTDFIFFLSKLLLSIGVGFAVYYLMEWGLVYEVTQGQRLHSNYVPAILLGVATYLISTIFFNVYAMAVDTLFLCFLEDCERNDGSSEKKYLMSKDLMRILGKKNKKD
- the LOC134754775 gene encoding choline transporter-like 2 isoform X4; translated protein: MGCCGDCCTVPSKESRDPLRHDPEFSGPVRSRSCTDVVWLIAFILFLGAWGYVGYYGIKHGNVEQLLAPMDMKGRRCGLDSTLQDKKYLVFFDISECLSPTTAISGCKTPQVCVNGCPTETIVFNTGSNTAATFNNWRSKMICVDGINTATMTHDEATQYMKDTKCASYVLKSQSVLGRCFINVTEAIEKIEAFGNYTEDDIVNNLSNLLRYKQIAQDLVQSRWYMLGALVAVVVLCFLYILILRWVVTPVVWVSIVGLLALLAFSCYLCYDQYVFYRGKSAGLYTTSYSLQGFFQTMFSKHQTWLALLIILAIILIIVLLIVIFLRSRITIAIALIREGSKAVIDIKSTVFFPIFPWIIQCGVLAYFATVLVYLLSIGEPEFKVVGLNETCDCGGFYKDQDTCNPSVFLEKCKQAGTTRACEDAICHFSGLVSPHEVNYMHFVNLLGCCWVMFFISGCADMILAGAFSKWYWTFDKRNVPFWTLTAAIYRTVCFHLGTVAFGALIIAIVRVIRIMLEYIDHKLKKFDNPFTRCILCCCKCCFWCLESFLKFINKNAYIMCAVHGNNFCASARDAFSLLMRNIIRVVVLDKVTDFIFFLSKLLLSIGVGFAVYYLMEWGLVYEVTQGQRLHSNYVPAILLGVATYLISTIFFNVYAMAVDTLFLCFLEDCERNDGSSEKKYLMSKDLMRILGKKNKKD